In Streptomyces sp. NBC_00483, a single window of DNA contains:
- a CDS encoding mandelate racemase/muconate lactonizing enzyme family protein, with protein MKIESLETFRQRVGDRPRVLVKITTDSGVSGWSEVYNHGPDLAYLPLLDHLFDQIKGMDPLRPTAVNQFLHQSARFPQGALGTAAVAAIDHALWDIAGKALGVPVYQLLGGAVRDRVRVYAGLYNAPDVTELRDRTADLHERFGFTAFKLSPYRRNLHNTRYGLVVRELGDYFGDVRQHHPEEWEFAFDAHACLWEPHQAVELGAALAPNQPLFLEEPIRPEYIPAWGRIRSDLRVPLATGESLYTTQEFLALLTAGGADIVQPDICVVGGMTQMVKIAAIAEAHYVPVSPHNPMGPLATAANVHFAAATTNFGILEYGTGYQVDDISWCPDPYLPVDGHLELRPERPGWGIEIDEDALVADDWVSWNRRVPVRPDGATAWM; from the coding sequence ATGAAGATCGAATCCCTGGAGACCTTCCGCCAGCGGGTCGGCGACCGGCCCCGCGTCCTGGTGAAGATCACCACCGACAGTGGTGTGTCCGGCTGGTCCGAGGTGTACAACCACGGCCCCGACCTCGCCTACCTCCCGCTGCTTGACCACCTCTTCGACCAGATCAAGGGCATGGACCCGCTGCGGCCCACCGCGGTCAACCAGTTCCTGCACCAGTCCGCCCGCTTCCCGCAGGGGGCCCTGGGTACCGCCGCCGTCGCCGCGATCGACCACGCCCTGTGGGACATCGCCGGCAAGGCGCTCGGCGTGCCCGTGTACCAGCTGCTCGGCGGCGCGGTCCGGGACCGGGTGCGGGTCTACGCCGGGCTGTACAACGCCCCGGACGTCACCGAACTGCGGGACAGGACAGCCGACTTGCACGAGCGGTTCGGCTTCACGGCATTCAAGCTGAGCCCGTACCGTCGCAATCTGCACAACACCCGGTACGGGCTCGTCGTCCGCGAACTCGGCGACTACTTCGGCGACGTACGGCAACACCACCCCGAGGAATGGGAGTTCGCCTTCGACGCCCACGCCTGTCTCTGGGAGCCGCACCAGGCAGTCGAGTTGGGTGCCGCGCTCGCACCCAACCAGCCGCTGTTCCTCGAGGAGCCGATCCGTCCCGAGTACATTCCCGCGTGGGGCCGGATCCGCTCGGACCTGCGCGTGCCGCTGGCCACCGGTGAGTCGCTCTACACCACACAGGAGTTCCTCGCGCTGCTCACGGCAGGCGGCGCCGACATCGTGCAACCCGACATCTGTGTGGTCGGCGGGATGACGCAGATGGTGAAGATCGCCGCGATCGCCGAGGCACACTACGTTCCCGTGTCACCGCACAACCCCATGGGTCCGTTGGCCACGGCGGCGAACGTGCACTTCGCGGCGGCCACCACGAACTTCGGCATCCTCGAATACGGCACGGGCTACCAGGTCGACGACATCTCCTGGTGCCCCGACCCGTATCTCCCGGTCGACGGCCACCTGGAGCTGCGCCCCGAGCGGCCCGGCTGGGGCATCGAGATCGACGAGGACGCGCTCGTGGCCGACGACTGGGTGTCCTGGAACCGCAGGGTGCCCGTCCGTCCCGACGGGGCCACTGCCTGGATGTAG
- a CDS encoding winged helix-turn-helix domain-containing protein has product MSNRAKKKGRKHRTVNRSPRPVTRRTAVAEPAVGRVPQQASGPDLDRVLDRLGYRRLRVPAPATPETSPEAGAETTPEVGSEASPEVAPEVSSEVSSGASPEVRSEAGPGASPVLAKNTLLTLERLQEASHGLTLEQLCEEVGWTPRTVTRHLKKLADSGLAEQAENGCWLASATAATPVR; this is encoded by the coding sequence ATGAGTAACAGGGCCAAGAAGAAGGGGCGCAAGCATCGCACGGTCAACCGCAGCCCGCGGCCGGTGACTCGACGGACGGCCGTCGCGGAGCCGGCGGTGGGCCGGGTGCCGCAGCAGGCGAGCGGCCCGGATCTGGACCGCGTGCTGGACAGGCTCGGCTACAGGCGTCTGCGCGTCCCGGCACCGGCAACACCTGAAACCAGCCCGGAGGCGGGCGCAGAGACAACTCCAGAGGTGGGCTCTGAGGCAAGCCCAGAAGTAGCCCCCGAGGTGAGCTCTGAGGTGAGCTCTGGGGCGAGCCCAGAGGTGAGGTCTGAGGCAGGCCCCGGGGCAAGCCCGGTCCTGGCGAAGAACACCCTGCTGACGTTGGAGCGGCTCCAAGAGGCATCCCACGGACTCACGCTTGAGCAACTGTGTGAGGAGGTCGGCTGGACACCCCGCACGGTGACACGCCACCTCAAGAAGCTCGCCGACAGCGGCCTCGCCGAACAGGCCGAGAACGGGTGCTGGCTCGCGAGCGCGACGGCCGCCACTCCCGTTCGCTAG
- a CDS encoding LacI family DNA-binding transcriptional regulator encodes MPTTMTDVARAAGVSQKTVSRVVNGEPYVSAEIRERVHRAIRDLDFRPNNTARALLKGRHRRIGVVSLGSAHYGPTTLLMALERAMQRAGYAFALAGTRDGRDRSLAAAVASLLTQGVDGVVLSEPVDDGSPLRFRCDVPMVSLGEPVELSGAAGAVVCADGVADARCATEHLLALGHRTVWHIPGPDNWFSARDRERGWRAALAEAGVAAPPLAPAGDWTPASGYRAARQLARDPDVTAVFVANDEMALGALRAFTEAGRRVPEDVSVVGFDDIPAAAYLTPPLTTVRQDFATVATRAVDVLTAMIEDTPRPAEPPYLASQLVLRESTATRARTT; translated from the coding sequence ATGCCGACCACCATGACCGACGTGGCCCGTGCCGCCGGCGTCTCCCAGAAGACGGTGTCCCGCGTCGTCAACGGTGAGCCGTACGTGAGCGCCGAAATCCGCGAGCGTGTGCACCGGGCCATCAGGGACCTCGACTTCCGCCCCAACAACACGGCCCGCGCGCTGCTCAAGGGAAGACACCGCCGCATCGGCGTGGTCTCGCTCGGCAGCGCGCACTACGGGCCCACGACTCTCCTCATGGCGCTGGAACGGGCCATGCAGCGGGCCGGTTACGCGTTCGCGCTGGCCGGCACCCGCGACGGCCGGGACAGGAGTCTCGCCGCGGCCGTCGCCTCGTTGCTGACCCAGGGCGTCGACGGCGTCGTGCTGTCCGAGCCGGTCGACGACGGCTCGCCGCTCCGGTTCCGCTGCGACGTGCCGATGGTCAGCCTGGGCGAACCCGTGGAGCTGTCCGGTGCCGCGGGCGCCGTGGTCTGCGCCGACGGGGTGGCCGACGCCCGATGCGCCACCGAACACCTCCTCGCCCTCGGCCACCGCACCGTGTGGCACATACCGGGCCCCGACAACTGGTTCAGCGCCCGTGACCGCGAACGAGGTTGGCGTGCGGCGCTGGCGGAGGCCGGCGTCGCGGCGCCGCCGCTCGCCCCCGCGGGCGACTGGACCCCCGCCTCCGGCTACCGCGCCGCCCGGCAACTGGCCCGCGACCCCGACGTCACCGCCGTCTTCGTGGCCAACGACGAGATGGCACTCGGCGCCCTGCGAGCCTTCACCGAGGCCGGGCGCCGCGTCCCCGAGGACGTCAGTGTCGTCGGCTTCGACGACATCCCGGCGGCCGCCTACCTCACCCCGCCGCTCACCACCGTCCGACAGGACTTCGCGACCGTCGCCACCCGCGCCGTCGACGTCCTGACCGCCATGATCGAGGACACCCCTCGACCGGCCGAACCACCTTACCTGGCAAGCCAGTTGGTCCTACGGGAGTCCACCGCGACGCGAGCCCGGACGACGTAA
- a CDS encoding ABC transporter substrate-binding protein — MFTPSRHLHLYRPPTPRSPSPRPPSRRALLRGAAGLGVTAALAACGQGATTPRTSGDVTLALWTHDQNYEKFFTRSIPAADRLTDFAYRLSTTLAGAPDLVTKLLAQAVAERGVPDMVGFEMSAFPRMLRGDIAERLLRDFGEDVAKVPGLKEDLLPARTAPFSKDGKLYGLDSDTPLVVHYYRRDLFEKYGLPVAADTWEEFAKFGERAHRKHDVALNAVVTGPDVNQVVQSFQMLFNQRGGGLFDKDQNLTLDSPEAAEALEFICRGLRAGFITPVSDYFGGPMQAALKQGKVIGVLMATWFKIYGLMPNVPEQKGRWGMAAPPRFSAGGHATSTSGGTGFGVLRDKPNSRAAAEFLHSAYLTHEAQVRRFHELGYLPTRASVYKDKALLRTTDAYLGGQRPFDVYTALLDDAPRVYVSPDQSILNDVLAGCLLSAYRGDLTPRAAIRKAAADFRDQAGR; from the coding sequence GTGTTCACCCCGAGCCGCCACCTCCACCTCTACCGCCCACCCACGCCCCGCTCACCCTCACCCCGACCACCCTCCCGCCGCGCCCTGCTCCGAGGTGCCGCCGGGCTCGGTGTCACCGCCGCGCTCGCCGCCTGCGGGCAAGGTGCCACCACGCCCCGTACGTCCGGCGACGTCACCCTCGCCCTGTGGACCCACGACCAGAACTACGAGAAGTTCTTCACTCGTTCCATACCGGCCGCCGACCGGCTCACCGACTTCGCGTACCGCCTGAGCACCACGTTGGCGGGCGCCCCCGATCTGGTCACCAAGCTGCTCGCCCAGGCGGTCGCCGAGCGTGGTGTGCCGGACATGGTCGGCTTCGAGATGAGCGCCTTTCCGCGGATGCTGCGCGGTGACATCGCCGAGCGGCTGTTGCGCGACTTCGGCGAGGACGTGGCGAAAGTGCCGGGACTGAAGGAGGACCTGCTGCCCGCGCGCACCGCCCCGTTCAGCAAGGACGGCAAGCTCTACGGCCTGGACTCCGACACCCCACTGGTCGTGCACTACTACCGCAGGGACCTCTTCGAGAAGTACGGGCTGCCGGTCGCGGCCGACACCTGGGAGGAGTTCGCCAAGTTCGGCGAACGCGCCCACCGCAAGCACGACGTCGCGCTCAATGCGGTCGTCACCGGCCCCGACGTCAACCAGGTCGTGCAGTCCTTCCAGATGCTGTTCAACCAGCGCGGCGGCGGCCTCTTCGACAAGGACCAGAACCTCACCCTGGACTCGCCCGAGGCGGCGGAGGCCCTGGAGTTCATCTGCCGTGGTCTGCGGGCCGGCTTCATCACTCCTGTCTCCGACTACTTCGGCGGCCCGATGCAGGCCGCGCTCAAGCAGGGCAAGGTGATCGGTGTCCTCATGGCGACCTGGTTCAAGATCTACGGTCTGATGCCCAACGTGCCGGAACAGAAAGGGAGATGGGGCATGGCGGCCCCACCCCGGTTCTCCGCGGGCGGCCACGCCACCTCCACCAGCGGCGGCACCGGATTCGGCGTGCTGCGGGACAAGCCCAACTCCCGGGCCGCCGCGGAGTTTCTGCACAGCGCCTATCTCACCCACGAGGCCCAGGTCCGCCGCTTCCACGAGCTCGGCTATCTGCCCACCCGCGCCTCCGTCTACAAGGACAAGGCCCTGCTCCGCACCACCGACGCCTACCTCGGCGGGCAGCGCCCGTTCGACGTCTACACCGCGCTCCTCGACGACGCACCCCGCGTCTATGTCAGCCCCGATCAGTCGATCCTCAACGACGTGCTCGCCGGCTGTCTGCTCAGCGCCTACCGCGGCGACCTCACACCACGCGCCGCCATCCGCAAGGCCGCCGCCGACTTCCGCGACCAGGCGGGGAGGTAG
- a CDS encoding carbohydrate ABC transporter permease, with amino-acid sequence MTSTSLRARPVRVTETAATDGRKRRAPLHPYLFIAPFYVLYVLFMLVPIAVAIWLSLCEWVGLGTPHWVGLRNYQHLLTDASFHRALGNTGIYVLVSLLVIVPAALFVAQAINARGVRARDLWRTAYFVPIVVSPIVVALIFGLIFDQQFGLLNSLLRALFGTGSVDWLGDPTLSKVAISLVMVWRWTGYLTIFFLAGLQNVPRELYEAAAIDGAGRVRTFVTVTLPSLKPVTAFVAVTSFIGAAQIFDEPYLLTGGGPAEATLSVAMFIYRAAFERQQFGYAAAAGVVLFVVVFTLSRIFNRLLGIGRTQ; translated from the coding sequence ATGACCTCGACATCCCTGCGCGCCCGCCCCGTCCGTGTCACCGAGACCGCCGCCACGGACGGCCGGAAGCGCCGCGCACCCCTCCACCCGTACCTCTTCATCGCCCCGTTCTACGTGCTGTACGTGCTGTTCATGCTGGTCCCCATCGCGGTGGCGATCTGGCTCAGCCTGTGCGAGTGGGTCGGGCTCGGCACCCCGCACTGGGTCGGCCTGCGCAACTACCAGCACCTGCTGACCGACGCGAGCTTCCACCGGGCGCTCGGCAACACAGGGATATATGTCCTGGTCAGCCTTCTGGTCATCGTGCCCGCCGCGCTGTTCGTCGCCCAGGCCATCAACGCCCGCGGGGTCCGCGCCCGCGACCTGTGGCGGACCGCGTACTTCGTGCCGATCGTGGTGTCACCGATCGTCGTCGCCCTGATCTTCGGGCTCATCTTCGACCAGCAATTCGGGCTGCTCAACTCGCTGCTGCGGGCGCTGTTCGGCACCGGCTCCGTCGACTGGCTGGGCGATCCGACCCTGTCCAAGGTCGCCATCTCCCTTGTCATGGTGTGGCGTTGGACCGGCTACCTCACCATCTTCTTCCTCGCCGGACTGCAGAACGTGCCGCGCGAACTGTACGAGGCCGCGGCCATCGACGGCGCCGGGCGGGTGCGCACCTTCGTCACCGTCACCCTGCCCTCGCTGAAGCCGGTGACCGCGTTCGTCGCGGTGACCTCGTTCATCGGCGCCGCGCAGATCTTCGACGAGCCGTATCTGCTCACCGGCGGCGGTCCTGCCGAAGCGACCCTGTCCGTGGCCATGTTCATCTACCGGGCCGCCTTCGAACGCCAGCAGTTCGGCTACGCGGCCGCTGCCGGGGTCGTGCTGTTCGTCGTCGTCTTCACCCTCAGCCGGATCTTCAACCGGCTGCTCGGCATCGGGAGGACCCAGTGA
- a CDS encoding carbohydrate ABC transporter permease, producing MSAPVNVTVLRRPLLYTTLGVLLLAFTAPLLWAVSGSFKRRGDIFGYPPKLIPSPATLANFRSLLTEQPFGRWFLMSAVVALLATVVSVFVCALAGYGFAKFRFAGKRFLFGVMFSSLSIPFAVILVPLFVILVKTGLGSPWFALIVPWVAPAFGIFMMQQYIVQSVPDEILEAARIDGASEFGIFRRVVLPLLRPSLGALGVWQFLQSYNSFLWPLVLVSDSSQYTLPLGLQTLFRAENRQYDLVLAGSVLAVLPAVLVFVLLRKQLLEGLSTGAVKG from the coding sequence GTGAGCGCCCCAGTGAACGTCACGGTGCTGCGCCGTCCCCTCCTCTACACCACCCTCGGTGTGCTGCTGCTCGCCTTCACCGCCCCACTCCTCTGGGCGGTCAGTGGCTCCTTCAAGCGGCGCGGTGACATCTTCGGCTACCCGCCGAAACTCATCCCGTCCCCGGCCACACTCGCCAACTTCCGTTCCCTGCTCACCGAGCAGCCCTTCGGTCGCTGGTTCCTGATGAGCGCCGTGGTCGCGCTGCTCGCCACCGTGGTCTCGGTGTTCGTCTGCGCGCTTGCCGGATACGGCTTCGCCAAATTCCGTTTCGCCGGGAAACGGTTCCTGTTCGGCGTGATGTTCAGCTCGCTGTCGATCCCGTTCGCGGTGATCCTCGTGCCGCTGTTCGTGATCCTCGTGAAGACCGGACTCGGCAGCCCGTGGTTCGCGCTGATCGTGCCGTGGGTGGCACCCGCGTTCGGCATTTTCATGATGCAGCAATACATTGTGCAGAGCGTCCCGGACGAGATCCTTGAGGCCGCCCGTATCGACGGCGCGAGCGAGTTCGGGATCTTCCGGCGTGTGGTGCTGCCACTGCTGCGGCCCTCGCTCGGCGCGCTCGGTGTCTGGCAGTTCCTGCAGAGCTACAACAGCTTCCTGTGGCCGCTGGTCCTGGTCTCCGACAGCTCCCAGTACACCCTTCCCCTCGGCCTGCAGACCCTCTTCCGGGCCGAGAACCGCCAGTACGACCTGGTCCTCGCAGGATCCGTGCTCGCGGTGCTCCCCGCCGTCCTCGTCTTCGTCCTCCTGCGCAAACAGCTCCTGGAGGGCCTTTCCACAGGCGCGGTCAAGGGGTGA
- a CDS encoding beta-galactosidase: MFDLPNRVLFGAAYYHEYQPHDRLKDDLDQMAEAHFTVIRVGESVWSTWEPDNGRFDLDWLQPVLDGAHERGISVVLGTPTYAVPPWLARLYPEIAGERKTGQRIGWGARQEVDFTHPAFRFHAERVIRKITERYASHPAVIGFQVDNEPGNELLHNHGVFQQFTDRLRAQYGDVETLNREWGLVYWSHRLATWADLWTPDNNAQPQYDLAWRRFQADLTTEFIGWQADIVREYARPDQFVTTCIAYERPGIEDDQLTRRLDVTAGNPYYAMQDGLAHPEGPQSPQGWTTSGTWALYRSADRMYSSRQESFLVTETNAQAIGGSWHNRPAYDGQWRQAAWALISRGASMIEYWHWHTLHFGTETYWGGILPHNGRPGRAYRELATLGSELETAGDLVAGLTPDADVAFLYAGPSKWALQAQPALARPDGGADPNSYQTIFDAFYRGAFDAGLQTRVLHPSQLSAAASDLPPILVAPAYYAADDITLDLLTAYAEQGGHLIIGPRTAYADEEARARTDAQPARLAEAAGVTYDEFSNLSAPLTVHGTDAFPLEADAQALHWADGLTPTDAQALASYEHPHFGRWPAITTRAHGAGRITYVGTVPDPALGRALFGWAAPDPATAWRPEAPSVTTTSATARDGRRVRFLHNWSWEPQTFTAPEAVRDVLTGDVHERGGDITLGAWDVRVLEVTGR, from the coding sequence ATGTTCGACCTCCCGAACCGGGTCCTGTTCGGCGCCGCCTACTATCACGAGTACCAGCCCCACGACCGGCTCAAGGACGACCTCGACCAGATGGCCGAGGCGCACTTCACCGTCATCCGGGTCGGCGAGTCCGTCTGGTCGACGTGGGAACCGGACAATGGCCGCTTCGACCTCGACTGGCTGCAACCCGTCCTGGACGGCGCGCACGAGCGCGGCATCTCCGTCGTCCTGGGCACCCCGACGTACGCCGTACCGCCGTGGCTCGCCCGGCTCTACCCGGAGATCGCGGGGGAGCGGAAGACGGGACAGCGGATCGGCTGGGGCGCCCGCCAGGAAGTCGACTTCACCCACCCCGCGTTCCGCTTCCACGCCGAACGCGTCATCCGCAAAATCACCGAACGCTACGCCTCACACCCGGCCGTCATCGGCTTCCAGGTCGACAACGAACCCGGCAACGAACTCCTCCACAACCACGGCGTCTTCCAGCAGTTCACCGACCGGCTGCGCGCGCAGTACGGCGACGTGGAGACCCTGAACCGCGAATGGGGCCTGGTCTACTGGTCGCACCGGCTCGCCACCTGGGCCGACCTGTGGACCCCCGACAACAACGCGCAGCCCCAGTACGACCTGGCCTGGCGCCGCTTCCAGGCCGACCTCACCACCGAGTTCATCGGCTGGCAGGCGGACATCGTGCGCGAGTACGCGCGACCCGACCAGTTCGTCACCACGTGCATCGCCTACGAACGCCCGGGCATCGAGGACGATCAACTGACGCGCCGCCTCGACGTCACCGCCGGCAACCCCTACTACGCGATGCAGGACGGCCTCGCCCACCCCGAGGGACCGCAGTCCCCGCAGGGCTGGACCACCTCCGGCACCTGGGCCCTGTACCGCAGCGCGGACCGCATGTACTCCTCGCGACAGGAGTCGTTCCTCGTCACGGAGACCAACGCCCAGGCCATCGGCGGCAGTTGGCACAACCGCCCGGCGTACGACGGGCAGTGGCGGCAGGCGGCATGGGCGCTCATCTCACGCGGTGCCTCGATGATCGAGTACTGGCACTGGCACACGCTGCACTTCGGTACGGAGACGTACTGGGGCGGCATCCTGCCCCACAACGGCCGCCCCGGCCGCGCCTACCGCGAACTCGCCACGCTGGGCAGTGAATTGGAGACGGCGGGCGACCTGGTGGCAGGTCTCACCCCCGACGCGGATGTCGCCTTCCTCTACGCGGGCCCCAGCAAGTGGGCACTACAGGCCCAGCCCGCACTCGCCCGACCCGACGGGGGAGCGGACCCGAACTCGTACCAGACCATCTTCGACGCGTTCTACCGCGGCGCCTTCGACGCGGGCCTCCAGACGAGGGTGCTCCACCCAAGCCAACTGTCGGCCGCTGCCTCCGACTTGCCACCGATACTCGTGGCCCCGGCCTACTACGCGGCCGACGACATCACCCTCGACCTTCTCACCGCATACGCCGAACAAGGCGGCCATCTCATCATCGGCCCGCGCACGGCGTACGCCGACGAGGAGGCCCGCGCCCGCACGGACGCTCAACCCGCGCGTCTCGCCGAGGCCGCCGGAGTGACGTACGACGAGTTCAGCAACCTGTCCGCACCCCTCACGGTCCACGGCACGGACGCCTTCCCGCTGGAGGCCGACGCGCAGGCGTTGCACTGGGCGGACGGCCTGACACCGACGGACGCGCAGGCCCTGGCCTCGTACGAGCACCCGCACTTCGGGCGCTGGCCAGCCATCACCACGCGCGCGCACGGTGCCGGCCGCATCACGTACGTCGGCACGGTCCCGGACCCGGCGCTGGGGCGCGCCCTGTTCGGCTGGGCCGCACCCGATCCCGCGACGGCCTGGCGCCCCGAGGCCCCCAGCGTCACCACCACGTCCGCGACCGCCCGCGACGGCCGCCGGGTCCGCTTCCTGCACAACTGGTCCTGGGAGCCGCAGACCTTCACCGCGCCGGAGGCGGTGCGCGACGTGCTGACCGGGGACGTCCACGAGCGCGGAGGCGACATCACGCTCGGGGCGTGGGACGTGCGGGTGCTGGAGGTGACGGGGCGGTGA
- a CDS encoding AMP-binding protein has protein sequence MRVPMTIEDFLYRAELGFAASPGVIDEPDQPAAPVPVSTYGRLGERVRAWQAGFDALGVGEGERVAVVSHNSARMLELLFAVPMSGRVCVPVNFRLKAEEIEYVVRQSGASVLLYDPEVEGAVSGVKVPLRFVLGEQTETELMRFDVAPRPWSSPDENATATINYTSGTTARPKGVQLTHRNIWVNGLTFGLHTRAWERDVYLHTLPMFHCNGWGMPFVMAGLGVKQVALRKVDGAEILRRVEEHGVTLMCGAPAVWNTVLDAASGWQGEIPGRDRVRIVCAGAPPPSRTIQRVEEELGWEFTQIYGLTETSPMLTFNRARPEDAELPAEERARKLSRAGVPALGVRLQVADSGEVLARSNVVLDGYWEKPEETEAVLEDDWFHTGDGGWVDESDGHLTISDRKKDVIITGGENVSSIEVEDTIFSHPEVAEVAVIGVPHTKWGETIKALVVPVAGATVTEADIIAHCKERVAGYKAPTSVEFREAIPRTATGKIQKFKLREPYWAGRGRDVN, from the coding sequence ATGCGCGTTCCGATGACGATCGAGGACTTCCTGTACCGGGCCGAGCTCGGCTTCGCCGCCAGTCCCGGGGTGATCGACGAACCGGACCAACCCGCGGCGCCCGTGCCGGTGTCGACGTACGGGCGGCTCGGCGAGCGGGTGCGGGCCTGGCAGGCGGGGTTCGACGCGCTGGGCGTGGGGGAGGGCGAACGGGTGGCGGTGGTCAGCCACAACTCTGCCCGGATGCTGGAGTTGCTGTTCGCGGTGCCGATGAGCGGCAGGGTCTGCGTGCCGGTCAACTTCCGTCTGAAGGCGGAGGAGATCGAGTACGTGGTGCGGCAGAGCGGCGCGTCGGTGCTGCTGTACGACCCCGAGGTCGAGGGCGCGGTGTCGGGCGTGAAGGTGCCACTCCGGTTCGTACTCGGCGAGCAGACGGAGACCGAGCTGATGCGCTTCGACGTTGCGCCGCGCCCGTGGTCGAGCCCGGACGAGAACGCGACGGCAACGATCAACTACACATCCGGAACGACCGCCCGCCCCAAGGGAGTTCAGCTCACCCATCGCAACATCTGGGTGAACGGCCTGACGTTCGGCCTGCACACGCGGGCGTGGGAGCGCGACGTGTACCTCCACACGCTGCCGATGTTCCACTGCAACGGCTGGGGGATGCCGTTCGTGATGGCAGGGCTCGGTGTGAAGCAGGTGGCGCTGCGGAAGGTGGACGGGGCGGAGATCCTGCGCCGGGTGGAGGAGCACGGGGTGACGCTGATGTGCGGCGCGCCGGCGGTGTGGAACACGGTCCTCGACGCGGCGTCCGGCTGGCAGGGCGAGATCCCGGGCCGGGACCGGGTGCGGATCGTGTGCGCGGGCGCGCCGCCGCCGAGCCGAACGATCCAGCGGGTGGAGGAGGAACTGGGCTGGGAGTTCACCCAGATCTACGGCCTGACGGAGACGTCCCCGATGCTGACGTTCAACCGTGCGCGGCCGGAGGACGCAGAGCTTCCGGCTGAGGAGCGAGCACGCAAGCTGTCGCGGGCGGGGGTCCCGGCGCTGGGCGTCCGCCTCCAAGTCGCCGACTCCGGTGAGGTGTTGGCCCGCTCCAACGTGGTCCTGGACGGCTACTGGGAAAAGCCGGAGGAGACCGAGGCGGTCCTGGAGGACGACTGGTTCCACACCGGCGACGGCGGTTGGGTCGACGAGTCGGACGGCCATCTCACGATCTCGGACCGGAAGAAGGACGTGATCATCACGGGCGGCGAGAACGTGTCGTCCATCGAGGTCGAGGACACCATCTTCAGCCACCCGGAGGTGGCGGAGGTCGCGGTGATCGGGGTGCCCCACACCAAGTGGGGCGAGACCATCAAGGCCTTGGTGGTCCCGGTGGCGGGCGCGACGGTGACGGAGGCCGACATCATCGCGCACTGCAAGGAACGGGTGGCCGGATACAAGGCGCCCACGAGCGTGGAGTTCCGGGAGGCGATCCCGCGCACGGCGACGGGCAAAATCCAAAAATTCAAGCTGCGGGAGCCGTACTGGGCCGGTCGGGGGCGGGACGTCAACTGA
- a CDS encoding carbohydrate ABC transporter permease, with the protein MSLTAPSRTPAARNAPDGHTTSARARRRSLPVGRTAVYVVLTALAIFAIGPIVLFFFNSLKTNSQYAADSLGLPTSWTWSNFTTAWTQANMGAGLWNSAVIVVGTVVLTCVVASLAAYALARLHVHGASGFMTYLLVATSLPSQMFLVPLFYMWARAGLYDSRFGLVLIYCGMFSPFATLLLRSFMLGFPREMEEAARVDGAGELRVFVKIVIPNMLPGILTVALTTGLSAYNEFLFAVTMIQSDAKMPLSTTFFTFQQGFTQNFTLISAAGFIMIAPMLVLFLALQRRFINGLANSGMGGM; encoded by the coding sequence ATGAGCCTCACGGCCCCCTCGCGCACGCCCGCAGCCAGAAACGCGCCGGACGGCCACACAACCTCGGCGCGGGCCCGTCGCCGCAGCCTCCCCGTGGGCCGCACCGCCGTCTACGTCGTACTCACCGCGCTGGCGATCTTCGCCATCGGCCCCATCGTTCTGTTCTTCTTCAACTCCCTCAAGACGAACAGTCAGTACGCGGCCGACTCGCTCGGACTGCCGACGAGCTGGACGTGGAGCAACTTCACCACCGCATGGACCCAGGCGAACATGGGCGCCGGCCTGTGGAACTCGGCCGTCATCGTGGTCGGCACCGTCGTGCTCACATGTGTCGTCGCGAGCCTGGCCGCCTACGCACTGGCACGGCTCCACGTGCACGGGGCGTCGGGGTTCATGACGTATCTGCTCGTCGCGACCTCGCTGCCCTCCCAGATGTTCCTGGTCCCGCTGTTCTACATGTGGGCCAGGGCCGGACTGTACGACTCGCGCTTCGGCCTTGTCCTCATCTACTGCGGCATGTTCTCCCCCTTCGCCACCCTTCTGTTGCGCTCCTTCATGCTCGGCTTCCCGCGTGAGATGGAGGAGGCCGCTCGGGTGGACGGAGCCGGGGAGCTGCGGGTCTTCGTGAAGATCGTCATCCCGAACATGCTGCCCGGGATCCTGACCGTGGCGCTCACCACAGGACTGTCGGCCTACAACGAGTTCCTGTTCGCCGTGACGATGATCCAGTCCGACGCGAAGATGCCGCTGTCGACGACGTTCTTCACGTTCCAGCAGGGCTTCACCCAGAACTTCACGCTGATCAGCGCGGCCGGATTCATCATGATCGCACCCATGCTGGTGCTGTTCCTCGCCCTGCAGCGCAGGTTCATCAACGGCCTGGCCAACTCCGGCATGGGCGGAATGTGA